From Permianibacter aggregans, a single genomic window includes:
- the purC gene encoding phosphoribosylaminoimidazolesuccinocarboxamide synthase, translating into MQKLQELYKGKAKSVYSCEDADHLIMHYRNDTSAFDGQKVAQLDRKGMVNNKFNAFIMTRLQHAGIPCHFVKLLSDTDSLVKKLDMVPVECVVRNVAAGSITRRLGVEEGKELNPPTFEFFLKNDALHDPMVNEYHIRSFGWATDAEISRMKELTFKVNDILKQMFDDAGMILVDYKLEFGRFNGEIILGDEFSPDGCRLWDKATRKKLDKDRFRQGLGDVVEAYEEVAKRLGISLD; encoded by the coding sequence ATGCAAAAGTTGCAAGAGCTGTACAAGGGCAAAGCAAAATCGGTTTATAGCTGCGAGGATGCCGATCATCTGATCATGCATTACCGTAACGACACTTCGGCCTTCGATGGCCAGAAAGTCGCGCAGTTGGATCGCAAGGGAATGGTCAACAACAAGTTCAACGCGTTTATCATGACGCGTTTGCAACATGCGGGTATTCCTTGCCATTTCGTCAAGCTGTTGTCGGATACCGACAGTCTGGTGAAAAAACTGGACATGGTGCCGGTCGAGTGCGTGGTGCGTAATGTCGCCGCCGGTTCGATTACCCGTCGTTTGGGCGTCGAAGAAGGTAAGGAACTGAATCCGCCGACATTCGAATTCTTCCTGAAAAACGACGCATTGCACGACCCGATGGTCAACGAATATCACATCCGTTCATTTGGCTGGGCGACCGACGCCGAAATTTCCCGGATGAAAGAACTGACCTTCAAGGTCAATGACATTCTGAAGCAGATGTTTGATGACGCCGGCATGATTCTGGTTGACTACAAACTCGAATTTGGCCGCTTCAACGGCGAAATCATTTTGGGTGATGAATTCTCGCCAGATGGCTGCCGCCTGTGGGACAAAGCCACACGCAAAAAGCTCGACAAAGATCGTTTCCGTCAGGGCTTGGGCGATGTCGTCGAAGCCTATGAAGAAGTCGCCAAACGCCTGGGAATTTCGCTCGACTAA